A genomic segment from Pseudosulfitobacter sp. DSM 107133 encodes:
- a CDS encoding DUF1330 domain-containing protein, producing MSDTYIDPERAQFDAFKDLPRDHPIEMLNLVRFRERATYPDDHPLAGQGLTGAQAYANYGRDSGPVVARLGGSILWRGAFQTTLIGPADEVWDACFIARYPDARAFLAMVTDPDYQKAVIHRQAAVLTSRLIRTSPADAGVTFG from the coding sequence ATGAGCGATACATATATCGACCCCGAGCGCGCGCAGTTCGACGCCTTCAAGGACCTGCCGCGCGACCATCCGATCGAGATGCTGAACCTCGTGCGCTTTCGTGAACGCGCCACCTATCCCGACGATCACCCGCTGGCGGGTCAAGGGCTGACGGGCGCACAGGCCTATGCCAACTACGGGCGCGACTCCGGCCCCGTGGTGGCGCGCTTGGGGGGCAGCATTCTGTGGCGTGGTGCTTTCCAGACCACGTTGATCGGCCCCGCGGACGAGGTCTGGGACGCCTGTTTTATCGCCCGCTACCCCGATGCCCGCGCCTTTCTGGCGATGGTCACCGACCCCGATTACCAAAAGGCGGTGATCCACCGTCAGGCCGCCGTGCTGACCTCGCGGCTGATCCGCACGTCGCCTGCGGACGCGGGGGTAACTTTCGGATGA
- a CDS encoding quinone-dependent dihydroorotate dehydrogenase, protein MKRSLEKLGLAALHRVDPELAHGLALRALHTPFAALPGPVTSPRLTTRIAGLTLNNPVGLAAGFDKNATAIRPLTRAGFGFIEVGAATPLPQPGNPKPRLFRLSEDRAAINRFGFNNDGAEAIVRRLSRAHRTIPVGLNLGANKDSANRAEDFARVLQAARGHIDFATVNVSSPNTEKLRDLQGPMALAALLDGVMQVRGNVPVFLKIAPDLSDQDLADIAKVAQDARISAIIATNTTLDRTGLRSTHGSEAGGLSGAPLFEKSTRTLARLHSLTDIPLIGVGGIGSARDAYAKIRAGASAVQLYTALVYGGLSLAARIAQGLDVLLQQDGFGSVSEAVGTDTKDWL, encoded by the coding sequence ATGAAGCGCAGCCTTGAAAAACTGGGCCTTGCCGCCCTGCACCGCGTTGACCCCGAACTGGCCCACGGGCTGGCCCTGCGCGCGTTGCACACGCCCTTTGCCGCCCTGCCTGGCCCCGTCACCTCGCCCCGCCTGACCACGCGCATCGCGGGGCTGACGCTGAACAATCCGGTAGGACTGGCCGCAGGGTTCGACAAGAACGCCACCGCCATCCGCCCGCTGACCCGCGCCGGCTTCGGCTTTATCGAAGTCGGTGCCGCCACGCCCCTGCCGCAACCGGGCAACCCCAAACCGCGCCTGTTCCGGCTCAGCGAAGACCGCGCCGCGATCAACCGCTTCGGGTTCAACAACGACGGCGCCGAGGCCATCGTGCGCCGCCTGTCCCGCGCCCACCGCACCATCCCCGTGGGCCTGAACCTGGGGGCCAACAAGGACAGCGCCAACCGCGCCGAGGATTTCGCCCGCGTGCTGCAAGCCGCACGCGGCCACATCGACTTTGCCACCGTCAATGTGTCTTCGCCCAACACCGAAAAACTGCGCGACCTGCAAGGACCGATGGCGTTGGCCGCCCTGCTGGACGGGGTTATGCAGGTGCGCGGCAACGTGCCCGTGTTCCTGAAAATCGCCCCCGACCTGAGCGATCAGGATTTGGCGGACATCGCCAAAGTCGCCCAGGACGCCCGCATCAGCGCCATCATCGCCACCAACACCACGCTGGACCGCACCGGCCTGCGCAGCACCCATGGCAGCGAAGCGGGCGGGCTGTCCGGCGCGCCATTGTTCGAAAAATCCACCCGCACGCTGGCCAGGCTGCACAGCCTCACCGACATCCCCCTGATCGGCGTCGGCGGCATCGGTTCGGCCCGCGATGCCTATGCCAAGATCCGCGCAGGTGCTTCGGCGGTGCAACTGTATACCGCTCTGGTCTACGGCGGCCTCAGCCTTGCCGCCCGCATCGCACAGGGGCTCGACGTTCTGTTGCAACAAGACGGCTTTGGCTCGGTCAGCGAAGCGGTGGGGACCGACACCAAGGACTGGCTCTAA
- a CDS encoding MATE family efflux transporter: MTDAGLKGDITDVPQAPITHRRILAVALPIVLSNATVPILGAVDVGVVGQLGEAAPIGAVALGAIIITTIYWIFGFLRMGTVGMVGQAEGAGDSAEVSALLTRALMIAGGGGLALIVLQPLVFWGGFAMAPASEEVEALAHTYMTIRIWSAPFAIAVFALTGWLVAMERTSGVFVVQLVMNGTNILLDLWFVLGLDWGVGGVAFATVIAETLGAGVGLYLCRDAFARPDWRDWARVFDRARLIRMALINTDILIRSALLMAIFTSFVFLGAGFGDVTLAANEVLVQFMYITAYAMDGFAFAAETLIARAYGRRAPDRVRRSALLTSGWGAATCAVLALGFALAGPWLIDVMAKDQAVRDAARVYLPWMVAAPVAGCAAWMLDGIFIGATRGADMRNMMLVSFAIYVACAVVAIPLLGNHGLWLSLLVSFVARGVTLGLRYPALERGAR; the protein is encoded by the coding sequence CCGATCACGCACCGTCGTATTCTGGCCGTGGCGCTGCCGATTGTTCTGAGCAATGCCACGGTGCCGATTTTGGGCGCGGTTGATGTGGGGGTTGTCGGACAGCTGGGCGAGGCTGCCCCCATCGGAGCGGTGGCGCTGGGGGCGATCATCATTACCACGATCTACTGGATCTTCGGGTTTCTGCGTATGGGCACCGTCGGGATGGTGGGGCAGGCCGAAGGTGCAGGCGACAGCGCCGAAGTCTCGGCGTTGCTGACCCGCGCGCTAATGATTGCCGGGGGCGGGGGGCTGGCGCTGATTGTGCTGCAACCGTTGGTGTTCTGGGGGGGCTTTGCGATGGCCCCGGCCTCGGAGGAGGTGGAAGCGCTGGCCCACACCTATATGACAATCCGTATCTGGTCGGCACCTTTTGCCATCGCGGTCTTTGCCCTGACTGGCTGGCTGGTGGCGATGGAGCGCACGTCGGGGGTGTTTGTGGTGCAACTGGTGATGAACGGCACCAATATCCTGCTGGATCTGTGGTTTGTGCTGGGGCTGGACTGGGGCGTGGGCGGCGTGGCCTTTGCCACGGTGATTGCCGAGACGCTGGGGGCGGGGGTTGGCCTGTACCTGTGCCGCGATGCCTTTGCGCGGCCCGACTGGCGTGATTGGGCGCGGGTGTTCGACCGTGCGCGGCTGATCCGCATGGCACTGATCAACACCGATATCCTGATCCGTTCGGCGCTGTTAATGGCGATCTTTACGTCGTTCGTGTTTCTGGGGGCGGGGTTTGGAGACGTGACGCTGGCGGCCAACGAGGTGCTGGTGCAGTTCATGTATATCACTGCCTATGCAATGGACGGCTTTGCCTTTGCCGCCGAAACGCTGATTGCGCGCGCCTATGGGCGGCGCGCCCCCGACCGCGTGCGCCGCTCGGCGCTGCTGACGTCGGGATGGGGGGCTGCAACCTGCGCGGTGCTCGCGCTTGGGTTTGCGCTGGCGGGGCCGTGGTTGATTGATGTGATGGCCAAGGATCAGGCGGTGCGCGACGCGGCGCGTGTCTATCTGCCGTGGATGGTGGCCGCGCCTGTGGCGGGCTGTGCCGCCTGGATGCTGGACGGCATCTTTATCGGGGCGACGCGGGGGGCCGACATGCGCAACATGATGCTGGTCAGCTTTGCGATCTACGTCGCCTGCGCGGTGGTTGCGATCCCGCTGTTGGGAAACCACGGGCTGTGGCTGTCGCTGCTGGTCAGCTTTGTGGCGCGCGGGGTGACGCTGGGGCTGCGCTATCCGGCGTTGGAGCGTGGGGCACGTTAG